Proteins from a single region of Gordonia hongkongensis:
- a CDS encoding enoyl-CoA hydratase: MTEHQTIIVETSGRVGIITLNRPKALNALNTELMNEVVGAVREFDVDQGIGAIVITGSEKAFAAGADIKEMSSKSYADVVNEQFFGAWDELSRARTPIIAAVTGYALGGGCELAMLCDTIIAGDNAVFGQPEINLGVIPGIGGSQRLTRAVGKAKAMDMVLTGRQMKVDEAERLGLVSRVVPKEDCRAAAIEVAEVIASKSLIASAAAKDAVNRAFESSLVEGVRAERALFYSTFATDDQTEGMAAFVEKRDPNFTHR; encoded by the coding sequence ACCGCCCCAAGGCACTGAACGCCCTCAACACCGAGCTGATGAACGAAGTGGTCGGTGCCGTCCGGGAGTTCGACGTCGACCAGGGGATCGGCGCCATCGTGATCACCGGCTCGGAAAAGGCGTTCGCCGCGGGTGCCGACATCAAGGAGATGTCGTCGAAGTCCTACGCGGACGTGGTCAACGAGCAGTTCTTCGGTGCCTGGGATGAGCTGTCGCGGGCTCGCACGCCGATCATCGCCGCCGTCACCGGCTACGCCCTCGGCGGCGGCTGCGAGCTCGCGATGCTGTGCGACACCATCATCGCCGGCGACAACGCCGTCTTCGGTCAGCCCGAGATCAACCTCGGCGTCATCCCCGGGATCGGCGGCTCGCAGCGTCTCACCCGCGCCGTGGGCAAGGCCAAGGCGATGGACATGGTGCTGACCGGCCGCCAGATGAAGGTCGACGAGGCCGAACGCCTCGGCCTCGTCTCGCGCGTCGTTCCCAAGGAGGACTGCCGCGCCGCCGCCATCGAGGTCGCCGAGGTCATCGCCTCGAAGTCGCTGATCGCGTCCGCCGCCGCCAAGGACGCGGTCAATCGCGCGTTCGAGTCGAGCCTCGTCGAGGGTGTCCGCGCCGAGCGCGCGCTGTTCTACTCCACGTTCGCGACCGACGACCAGACCGAGGGCATGGCCGCCTTCGTCGAGAAGCGGGACCCGAACTTCACCCACCGCTGA